The Phyllobacterium zundukense genome contains the following window.
AGGCCTTCGGCAACCGGCCAGCAGCGCCGGCGGACGCAGACAAAACATTGCAGAATTGCGACCAGATCAATGTTCTCAGTCCCGAACGGCTTGCCTCTTTGGAATCGCAACGCAGCGCCTTGAAGATTGCCAGCGACAATTCAAAGACCCAGACCGAGAGAGACACGGCAAAGGATGACCTTGTCGTGGCGATAGCGCAGGAAATTGATCTGGCGACTGTCGGGCAGGGTGCACCAAAACTGGGTAATGACAAGAACAATGACAAGAAAGTTGATGTCAGTGAGGCAAGCGATCTGACAAAGCCGATCCTGGAGCGCGCACCCAATGATCCCGTCTTCGTCGAGGCGTTCAACCAGGCGCGCGAACTGAAAGAGAGCAAGTGGAAAGCCGAAGGCCGTACGGATGACCAGCTCGGCATTATTGCCACGGCAGGCGACGCCAGGGACTATGACAAGGTCACCAGCGAAACGAAGAAACAGCTGGTCGACCTGGCACTTGCCGCCGGGCCGTCAGAATCGGAGCAGATAACGGCACTCTCGAACCGCGCCAATATTTACATGAACTTCAGCGCGGGCGAACCGGGCGAATATGCAAAAGCACTCCAGACCGGCGCAGAACAGGCAATCAAGGAAATCCGCGTTGACCGGAAGGTTGACGAACTGACGAGCGCATTCGGTAAGGGCGATCTAGCGGGGGCCCAGGCCTTCATGGCCAAGCTTCGCGAAAAGACGGGCACGGAAAATACGCTTCCCGGTAGCGGTTCCTTGCTCGCATCCGACCCCAAGGTTATCAAAATGATCGATCAGTCGATCGATGCGATTTCCGGGGCCGGCCTTCGCGACGGCGACATGAAGGAAAAAATGCAGGCTGTCATAGACTTGAGTGTGGCCAGCCAGAACATCCTCTACAATGACGGCGACAAGCCCGGCAAAGGCAAGCAAGTCCTTGACCATATTGCCGAACATATCGTCAAAAAGATGCGATCAGACCTGCCGGGAGACCAGGGCAATATCTTCAACCAGCAAATGTTCTTCAAGGTCGTCAGCCGGGAAGACGTGAAGGGTGGCGGCACATCGCTGCTCGCCGCAATATCGGCCCATACTGCTGTCGAAACCGACAAGCGAAAAGGCGAGATCGATACGGATAGCGACAGCTATCAGGCGCTGAACTCCAATGCGCAATGGGCGACGCGCCGCAGCATTGAGAACTTCGGCGCCGCGGCCAAAACCCTCAATGATGACATAGGCACCAAGTATAACGAACTCTACCACGGTCTTGAGGGATGGAACGGCAATGTGAAGGCCGATACCGGCATCCCGGCGGCGGGCCAGCTCGCCCGCGACATGGAGGCGATCGATAGTATGTCGCCGGAGAACAAGGAGAAATCCGCAAAGCTGGTAGAGGCCGGCAATACCAAGCAAAAGCAGTGGGAATTGCAGGAAAGTATCGAGCTTGGCGTGAAGATCTACAGCAATGACAACAAGAAAGTGGATGGCCAGGACAATGACGCGCCAATCCCGATGTTGTTCGGCACCGGCATCATGATGACCAAATCCAAATCGGTTAAGGAGGCAATGGCAGATCTGCCCGAGCGTCCGAAACAGACGGACGATCCTTATCAGAATGCCGAGACAAGTGACCCGAAAACACCAGGGACAATCTGGGTCCAAAGAGCAACGCGGGCGCTTGCCACCCAGGCGGTAACCGAGTCGCTGAAAGGCGGCGTCAAGAATATCAATGTCGCCCTTGGCGAAAACCGCTACCAGTCGATTCTTGCCGACGGCAGTCTTGCGACAAATGCCGAGCGCAAGGCCATGAAGGATGCCAAGACACTCAGTCCTACGGCAGATGCCTATGTTCGCAATGCCAAGGCAGCCCTTGGCGAAGCCCGGTTCAACGATCTTGTCGACGGCAAGGCAACAGCGACCGATGCCGAGAAAAGACAGATCGCCACTCTGGGACGGTTGAACTTCGGATTGAATGCGGCCACGCGCCTGTCATCGGGTGGCAGTGCAGTTCTGTTCGGCCGCAACATCGACGCTCTCGACGGTTCACCTGCGGATCTCGTCTATTATGTCCCGCACACGCTCATGATGCTTACCGCGGCGCAGACATCGTTGTTGCCGAAATCGGGACAGATTTTCCTGGACAAGGGTTCCACTGCCAATACGCCGGCAAAAGTGAAGATCGATGAAGTGAAGGCGCGGATCGATGCGAGCACAACATTGACCGATGTGGAAAAGAAGAGGTGGACAGGCAAGCTCAATATGCTCGATGGCGTCCGCGGCGGTGGTGTGGATACGCTCTACGTCGCTGCTGATTTGACCAATGCGGTTTTGAACGGTTTTGGTTGGGCTGGAACCAAACAGGATGGCGTCAAGTCGTTTGGTTACGGTACCGCGACGATCAGCGATGCGATGTTCGCCACGGTTGCGGCGAGGGGCACCGACGCGGCGCTCCTGCAGCAAAGCCAAAGCGGGCTGTCGAGACTTCTGACACGGCTTGGTCCCCTGAAGGTTTCGGGCGTTGCCGCCGTGTTGCAGGTGGCGGGCGCCGGCATCGTTGGCGGTCGCGGTGCATATAATGCCGCCCACACTTATGACAAGGCGGATGCGGACGCCATTCAGGTTCTGTACGGCGTCAAGGACCGGAAGACAGCGGAAATGCTTGCAGAACACAACGACCTTCTGGATGAAGGTCTTATGGGGATCCTGCAAACCGTGTTCCCCGGCGACGAACACCTCATGGGCGGTGATCCTGCGACACGCAGCGCCAACAATGTTCTGACAGAGACATACGCAGATCTGGACTATAACCGTGCCCGCCTCGGCCAGCTGTTCAACAGCTGGTCGCCGGATCAGGCTAAGGAAGTGTCCGAGACTATACGAAACATGACGGCTAAAGACGGAAAACTCGCTGACAGTCAGGATGATCTCAAATATCTTCAACTGCCCTTCAATCCTGACAAGGCCGATCTGTCGAAATATCCCAACATCAAATATAACAGCGCCGAGAAGCGCTTCGAGGACCAGACGACGCAGATGTACTGGGAAGCCGGTAAGTGGTGGGTGCCGCAGAAAAAGGTTGAGCCCGGCATGCTGCCAAGTCAGGATCCGCTCTGGTACGATCCTGCCGAAGGCTCGCTCATGCACACAAATGCATTTGCCAAAGAGGTCACGCCGGACAGCAAGGAAGGCTTGAAGGCCTGGCTGAAAAACAAGGGCTATATCGATTGAGGTTACGACCAAAGCGAACCGGCGTTGCGCCGGTTCGCTTTTCGCATCTGTTGTTCAGATGGAGGCCCTGCGAGGGCGTTGGTGCATGAATGGTTTTTAACGGTTCGGCGATAAGCAGATTGGATCGTTTTCACTTTGATTATGTTGTCATGCCCCACAAACACAATGCTGCTCGCCGTCATCACATCGCGAAGATGAAATTACGGGTAACGAATTGGCCGGAATATGAAGCAGGCCTGCGTCGCCGTGGCAGCCTGACACTGTGGGTTACGCCGGAGGCATTGGCAGGATGGCGCGCCCCTCTTCGAAAGACATGAGGTGGCCAGCCCCGGTATTCCGATCTTGCCATCGAGACGACATTGATGCTTGGCTGTGCCTTCGGAATGCGCCTGCGCCAGACCGAGGGGCTGATGAACTCGGTGCTTGGCCTCATGGGACTGGAAGTGCCTGTTCCCGATCACACGACGCTGAGCCGCCGGGCGCAGAAGTGGCTGCCATCAAAAAGACGACAGCGAGCCTTTCCAGATGGCCCGCTGCATGTGCTGGTCGACAGCACGGGATTGAAAATCTATGGCGCCGGGCAGTGGCTGGAGGAGAAACATGGCGCCAGATCACGCCGCCACTGGCGCAAACTGCATCTGGCAGTGGATGCCGACAGCGGGCAGATCATTGCCCATAGGCTGACGGACCAGGACACGGACGATTACTCTCAAGTGTCGCCGTTGCTCGATCAGATTGATGGCGAGATCGCTCGGTTCACTGCGGACGGCGTCAATCAGCACTGAACTTTTTGCATGCCTAAACACAGGTTGGCCAACGACCGCCGCTAGATAAACGAACCGACTGCGCCTATCAGGCGACATCTTCACCGCTTGCAATGCGCCTGACTTCGCCGGCGGCTGCGTCCAGAACCGCTCGCGATAAATTCTCTTCCTTAAGGAGGCGCGATAGCGTGACGGCACCGACCATCAGGGACAGTATCGCCATTGCCTTGCCGCTGGGACTGGAGCTCGAGCTCTTGGCGTCGTCCATCAGCTCATCCAGGACCTCAAAGTGAGCTCGGATCCCATCCTCAAATGGCCGCCTCACCTCTTCACTTTGCCGCGCAGCGTCCGATCCCAACGCCGCCAAAGGGCAACCGTCGGCCCTTTCTCTAAGATGTCCCGGTGAGAGGTAGAACTCCATGACTGCTTCGAGAGGATTGGAGCTTGTCGCGGCCGCTATCGACCATCTGCGTGTGGCGCTTTCCATCGCGCGCCTGGATGCTTGGGCAGCAAGGTCGTCCTTGGACGAGAACTGCTTGTAGAACCCGCCTTGCGTAAGGCCGGCACCCTTCATCAGATCCTTCAGGCCGATCCCATCAAAGCCGTGCTCTCGAAAGAGACGGCTTGCAACGTTGATCACCGTCTCGCGATTTTCCTCGGCCTGTGCGCGGCTCACTCTCATTTTGACCTCCTATTAGATTTCATTTGACATCTATATCGTAAATAGAGTTAGATCGCAATCTAATTTGTGCAGATCGCTCGTCAAGCAGAGAATGTAAAATGAAACGCAAATACGTCCTGACTTTTGTGGGTTTTTTGGGAGTGGCGGCGGCCGCTGCCTTTTTCCTGTCCGGAACCACTGAACGGAAAGCCGAAGCCGCGGATCCGAGGACAGTTGCACCACTGGTAAGCGTGGCAGAGGCGGGGAAGACTGCAACGGCAGAGCGGTCATTTACCGGCACGGTCGCGTCGCGGGTGCAGAGCAACCTCGGTTTCCGGGTGCCCGGCAAGATCGTCCAGCGGATGGTCGATGTGGGTCAGCAGGTGAGACAAGGCCAGGCCCTGATGCGCATCGATGAAACAGATCTTCAACTCGCGCTTACGGCAAAACGCAATACGGTCATCGCAGCGCGTGCCGTCTTCATCCAGGTGGAAGCAGATGAGAAACGCTATGCGGCGCTGGTAAAAAGTGGATTGGCTGCCACCCCGCAGCGTTATGAACAGGCGAAAGCGGCGCTCGACACAGCCACCGCACAACTGGCCGCGGCCGAAGCTGACGCCAAGGTCGCAGAAAATGCAGCCACCTATAGCGTTCTTCTTGCTGATTCGGATGGAACTGTCATCGAGACGCTTGGAGACCCCGGACAGGTCGTGGCGGCGGGCCAGACGGTCGTTCAACTCGCGCAAGCTGGCCCGCGGGAAGCTCTTGTCTGGCTGCCTGAGACTTTGCGGCCCGATATCGGATCCGAAGCCAAGACCAATGTCTATGGTGGTGGCGGTCTCAGCGGAAAGGCCCGCTTGCGACAGATCTCTGATGCCGCCGATCCGCAAACCCGTACCTACGAGGCGCGCTATGTTCTCGATGGCGCCGCCGCCTCTGCCCCGCTCGGTTCGACGGTGACGATTAAAATCCTGGACGCGCACAGGCAGTCGGAGGTCGCTGTTCCGGTAGGTGCCATCCTGGACGACGGTAGCCGGACAGGTGTTTGGGTTGTCAACGGTGCCACTTCCACCGTGAAGTTCACGCCAGTCGAAATTAAACGGATCGGTGAGGAGACGGCATTTGTCACCGGAATCGGAATCGGTGAGCAGGTTGTCGCACTGGGCGCACATCTGCTGGAAAATGGCGCAGCTGTCAGAATTGCCTCGCAGCAAGAGGTGACAAAATAATGAGCTTCAATCTCTCAGCCCTCGCCGTTCGCGAACGCGCCGTTACCTTATTCTTTATCGTTCTGTTGGCGGCTGCAGGCGTCTACGCCTTCGTCAAGCTGGGACGCGCCGAGGATCCCTCCTTCACCATCAAGACCCTGACGGTCACTTCAGTCTGGCCAGGCGCCACTGCGCGTGAAATGCAGGATCTTGTCGCTGAGCCACTTGAGAAGCGCATCCAGGAACTCACCTGGTATGATCGTGTCGAAACGATAACGCGGCCCGGCTACGCCTTCCTCACCGTAACTTTGAAGGATAGCATGCCGCCGGCCGCCGTCGAAGAGGAGTTCTATCAGGCTCGCAAGAAGCTTAGCGACGAAGCCCGAAATCTCCCTCCAGGCGTCATTGGTCCCTTCGTCAACGATGAATACTCCGATGTGAGCTTCGGTCTTTATGCACTGAAGGCAAAGGGGATGCCAATGCGCGATCTGGTGCGACAAGCGGAGGTCATCCGTCAGGATCTCCTGCATGTTCCGGGTGTCAAGAAAATCAACATTCTGGGAGAGCGCCCCGAACAGATCTTCGTCGAGTTTTCCTATGCCAAGCTCGCGACACTTGGAATATCGGCAACCGATATCGCCGCAGCTTTGCAGAGACAGAATACAGTCACGCCCGCCGGCTCCATCGATACGCGTGGGCCACAGATCTTCATCCGTTTCGACGGGGCTTATAACAGTGTGCAGGCGATCGCCGATACGCCGATCGTTGCGGCTGGACGCACTCTAAAACTTTCCGACTTGGCGGATATTCGGCGCGGGTATGAAGATCCGGCAACCTACATCATCCGCCATGAGGGCGAGCCCACAATCATGCTGGGTGCCGTGATGCAACAGGGCTGGAATGGTCTTGATCTCGGCAAGGCGCTGGAAGCGCGATCCGCCGCGATCGCGCAGACACTGCCGCTGGGCATGACGTTCACCAAAGTCAGCGATCAGGCCGTTAACATCGACGAGGCGGTCGGCGAATTCATGCTCAAGTTCGCAATGGCGCTTGGCGTCGTGCTGTTCGTGAGCCTGGTTGCCCTCGGCTGGCGCGTCGGCATCGTTGTCGCGCTTGCTGTACCGCTGACGCTCGCCGTCGTCTTCCTCATCATGCTGGAAACCGGCCGGTTCTTCGACCGTATCACGCTCGGCGCGTTGATCCTTGCGCTGGGCCTCCTCGTGGACGATGCCATCATTGCCATTGAGGTGATGGTAGTGAAGATGGAGGAGGGCATGGACCGCATGAAAGCCGCCGCTTATGCCTGGAGCCATACGGCGGCGCCGATGCTGTCCGGCACCCTCGTCACAATCATTGGTCTGATGCCAGTGGGCTTTGCAAGATCGACTGCAGGTGAATATGCCGGCAACATTTTCTGGGTCGTGGGCTTCGCGCTGATCGTTTCGTGGTTTGTTGCAGTGATCTTTACCCCGTACCTCGGCGTCAAGTTGCTGCCTGACATCAAGCCGGTCAAAGGTGGACATCAAGCCATCTACGATACGCCGAACTACCGTCGCCTGCGCTCCCTCATCGAGTTCGCGGTTCGCCATAAATTCATGGTATGTGCCGTGGTCGGCATCACGATGGCTGTCTCGGTCATGGGGATGGGAGGTGTAAAACAGCAGTTCTTCCCGACATCGGATCGGCCTGAAGTGCTGGTCGAAGTTCGCATGCCCGAAGGCACAAGTATCGAGACCACAACCGCCGCAGTGGAGAAAGTCGAGGGCTGGCTGCAAACTCAG
Protein-coding sequences here:
- a CDS encoding TetR/AcrR family transcriptional regulator; its protein translation is MRVSRAQAEENRETVINVASRLFREHGFDGIGLKDLMKGAGLTQGGFYKQFSSKDDLAAQASRRAMESATRRWSIAAATSSNPLEAVMEFYLSPGHLRERADGCPLAALGSDAARQSEEVRRPFEDGIRAHFEVLDELMDDAKSSSSSPSGKAMAILSLMVGAVTLSRLLKEENLSRAVLDAAAGEVRRIASGEDVA
- a CDS encoding efflux RND transporter periplasmic adaptor subunit; the encoded protein is MKRKYVLTFVGFLGVAAAAAFFLSGTTERKAEAADPRTVAPLVSVAEAGKTATAERSFTGTVASRVQSNLGFRVPGKIVQRMVDVGQQVRQGQALMRIDETDLQLALTAKRNTVIAARAVFIQVEADEKRYAALVKSGLAATPQRYEQAKAALDTATAQLAAAEADAKVAENAATYSVLLADSDGTVIETLGDPGQVVAAGQTVVQLAQAGPREALVWLPETLRPDIGSEAKTNVYGGGGLSGKARLRQISDAADPQTRTYEARYVLDGAAASAPLGSTVTIKILDAHRQSEVAVPVGAILDDGSRTGVWVVNGATSTVKFTPVEIKRIGEETAFVTGIGIGEQVVALGAHLLENGAAVRIASQQEVTK
- a CDS encoding efflux RND transporter permease subunit: MSFNLSALAVRERAVTLFFIVLLAAAGVYAFVKLGRAEDPSFTIKTLTVTSVWPGATAREMQDLVAEPLEKRIQELTWYDRVETITRPGYAFLTVTLKDSMPPAAVEEEFYQARKKLSDEARNLPPGVIGPFVNDEYSDVSFGLYALKAKGMPMRDLVRQAEVIRQDLLHVPGVKKINILGERPEQIFVEFSYAKLATLGISATDIAAALQRQNTVTPAGSIDTRGPQIFIRFDGAYNSVQAIADTPIVAAGRTLKLSDLADIRRGYEDPATYIIRHEGEPTIMLGAVMQQGWNGLDLGKALEARSAAIAQTLPLGMTFTKVSDQAVNIDEAVGEFMLKFAMALGVVLFVSLVALGWRVGIVVALAVPLTLAVVFLIMLETGRFFDRITLGALILALGLLVDDAIIAIEVMVVKMEEGMDRMKAAAYAWSHTAAPMLSGTLVTIIGLMPVGFARSTAGEYAGNIFWVVGFALIVSWFVAVIFTPYLGVKLLPDIKPVKGGHQAIYDTPNYRRLRSLIEFAVRHKFMVCAVVGITMAVSVMGMGGVKQQFFPTSDRPEVLVEVRMPEGTSIETTTAAVEKVEGWLQTQPEAKIVTSYVGQGAPRFFFAMAPELPDPAFAKVVVLTPDAHAREALKHRLRAAVSDGLVPEASVRVTQLVFGPYTPFPVEFRVMGPDPDELYKISEQALAIMKSVPDVRQANRDWGNRTPVLRFVPDQDRLNLIGLSPSEAAQQMQLLLSGIPVTQVRDNIRNVPVVARSAGDNRLDPSRLGDFSLMSRDGRQVPLDQIGHSEIQFEEPILKRRDRTPVITIRSDINEATQPPEVSQQVMKALQPLIASLPVGYRIEMGGNIEESLKANVALVKIFPAMIAAMLIVIILQVRSLSTMTMVMLTAPLGLAGVVPTLLLFNQPFGFNAILGLIGLAGILMRNTLILTEQIKENQAAGLDDYHAVIEATVQRTRPVILTALAAILAFIPLTHSVFWGSMAYTLIGGTAAGTVMILLFLPALYAVWFRIKPTKDDHHGEAIEELAPQRAMAAE